The region TTACTTTCCGGGCGCTGGAAACCGGAATATGCGGTCTGAATCTCACCAATGTGAAATTGAGCGACCCGAGTGCACAGCCAATTCCGGGAGTTTCAGTTAATAACGGAAGCGTAGAAATTAACGAATCAGTATTCATAATATCGGGCTTTGTTACATATAACGATGGCTCGCCGGTGAACAATCCCAATGTGACGATAACGAACCTGAACACCAGTGAGGTCTTTACAGCAGAAACTAATCAGAGCTCCAATTACTACCAGGTCTCTACAAATTTACTTCACATAAGCGGAGGTGATAGTTTATACTTCAATGTCAGCGATGACATCGGTAATTCCACGGAGTTCGACCATATCGTGACGGAGGGGGAGATAAACGCCAGCGGATTCTATCAGAACATTACCATTTACGTGCCTGACACTACACCACCTGTAATAACCAATATCAGTGTGATACCGACTGCGAAAGATTCGGCAACCGTAACCTGGGATACTGGCGAGTTGAGCAACAGTATGGTCAAATATGGCACTCAACCAGGAAACTACACTGAAACGGCATATAACGTATCCTATGTCCTGCATCACTGCATTGTTCTTTCAGGGCTGGCTCCGAACACTACTTATTATTTTGTGGCGAACAGCACAGACCCGAGTAACAATTCAGCTCAAAGTTCGGAAAACTCTTTTAAGACCTTTGCAGAGATAATTATCAGCATCAGCGATGCAAGTGCGCTATCAGGTGAGTATATTACTACTTCCATCAACATCAGTAACGTAACCCGCATCGGCACCGCAGACATCTTCCTTTCTTACAATCAATCGGTAGTTCACGTCATCGCTGTTAACGACAGTGATTTCGATTTCATTGATGCTGTGATTGACAATTCCACAGGTATAACACGAATAGGCGCATTCCAGACCGCATCAGCGGGTCTCAACGGTGAGGTACTACTCGCGAACGTAACATTAAAGGCAGTGGGTAATGGCGGTGAATCATCGGCACTGAATATCACCATTATTGAATTAAAAGAAGCAGGTCCTGAGGAGATTTCTATTCCCGCAACCACGCATAATGGAACCTTTATCATTGGAGAGATTACACCGCCGGTAGTAACGAACCCTGATGCGAGCCCGGCATCCATACCAGAAGATACCGATTCCGAGCCGAGATGGGGCGAAACATCGCAACTGAACATCACCGTGACCGACGATTGCGGAGTTGTAAGCGTGACAATAACCCTCACCCCGATAGGAGGTCCCCCAGACCAGCCAATGACCCGCATACCTGGTACCAATATATGGACTGTAACAGTTAATGCTTCGGCTGGAACCGCGATATATAATGGCAGTTACCTTCCTCGCAATCTCACAGTATCCGCAACCGACATATTTGGCAATATAAACGAATCGGTGAGCGTACCATTGATAGTCCTGCAGAACGGTGATGTGAGTGAGAACGGGAATGTAACGCTATACGATGCTATGTATCTTGCGAAGCATGTGCTTGGCAAACCCGGCTTTGAAACGATGAATGAGCGAGTGGGA is a window of Methanophagales archaeon DNA encoding:
- a CDS encoding fibronectin type III domain-containing protein — protein: MQIRRLIVMLALALAILCVFAQPALAAPVVSIEPSYQKILQGQNFSVNITVDPGGVEVMGAQYTLYFNNTLLNATKQEKGPFLSQDGASTNIFANKINNTLGVIKYGEARIDVDYGVTSPGVLATITFRALETGICGLNLTNVKLSDPSAQPIPGVSVNNGSVEINESVFIISGFVTYNDGSPVNNPNVTITNLNTSEVFTAETNQSSNYYQVSTNLLHISGGDSLYFNVSDDIGNSTEFDHIVTEGEINASGFYQNITIYVPDTTPPVITNISVIPTAKDSATVTWDTGELSNSMVKYGTQPGNYTETAYNVSYVLHHCIVLSGLAPNTTYYFVANSTDPSNNSAQSSENSFKTFAEIIISISDASALSGEYITTSINISNVTRIGTADIFLSYNQSVVHVIAVNDSDFDFIDAVIDNSTGITRIGAFQTASAGLNGEVLLANVTLKAVGNGGESSALNITIIELKEAGPEEISIPATTHNGTFIIGEITPPVVTNPDASPASIPEDTDSEPRWGETSQLNITVTDDCGVVSVTITLTPIGGPPDQPMTRIPGTNIWTVTVNASAGTAIYNGSYLPRNLTVSATDIFGNINESVSVPLIVLQNGDVSENGNVTLYDAMYLAKHVLGKPGFETMNERVGEVSGNNELSLYDAMYLSKHVLGESGFEILH